A region of the Campylobacter subantarcticus LMG 24377 genome:
TACTACCATAGAAGAAAAACAAAGAGTTTCAAGCAATAGCGTTTTAGATCAAATTACTACAATAGAGCCAAAAGAAGAGCCAGCTAAGGTGGAAGAAAAACAAGAAGAGATTAAACCTATAGAAAAATCTACAGAAAAACCGATTCAAAAACCTTCTGAAAAACCAAAAACTCCAGAACAAAGCAATACAAATGAATTATTTGAAAGTATAAAAACTCCAAGTGTTCAAACACAACTTCCTTCAGGTGCTTATATTCAAGTTTTTTCTTTAAATAGTTTAGATCCTAAATCAAAAGAATTAAATATACTTAAAGAAAATGGATATGATTATAAAATTTATAAGACAACAGTAAATGGCAAAGAGCTGACAAAAGTTTTAGTTGGACCTTATAAAGAGAGTGAATTAAAGGCTGAATTAGAAAAAGTACGTTCTAAAATTACAAAAGGTGCTTTTACATTCAGAGTAAAATGAAAATTTTTGCAGTTATAGGCGATCCTATTATGCATTCTAAATCTCCAAGAATGCATAATAATGCCTTGCAAGTGCTCAAAGAAGGCGCAGTTTATACAAGATATCATCTAAAAGATAAAACAAAATTGAAAGAAATTGTTCAAAAATTAGATGGTGCTAATATCACCATACCTTTTAAAGAAGTAGCTTGTGAAATAGCTGATTTCAAAGATGAAAGTGTTATGCATATAGGTTCTGCTAATACTTTATTAAATAAAGATAATAAAATTTATGCTTATAACACAGATTATCTAGGATTTTTAAAGGTGATTGAAGATTTTTCTTTTATTAAAAATGCTTTGATTTTGGGTGCTGGAGGCACAGCCAAAGCTTTAGCATATGCTTTAAAATCTAGGAGTGTTGAAGTTACAATAGCAAATCGTTCTAGTGCTAGATTTGAAAGTTTAGCCAACTATCCATGTTTTTTATATGCTCAACTTGATTTAAGTAAAAAATTTGATTTGATTATTAATACAACTAGTGCAGGTTTAAATGATGCAAAATTACCTTGTCAAGAAGAGATTTTAAAAAATATTTTTCAACATGCCAAATATGCTTTTGATGTGATTTATGGTAAAAATACACCTTTTTTAAAATTAGCAAGAGAAAATGGCTTGAAAATAAAAGATGGTACACAAATGCTTTTATGGCAAGGCGTTTTTGCTTTTGAGTTGTTTTTAGAGTGTCAAAAAACAGAAGAAATTTTTAAAGCCATGAGGATGGCTTTAAAACTTCCTTAGTGGCTAAACCAAGATTTGATTTTATCAAATAGGCTTTCTTGTTCTATAAAAGCTTCTTCATCTGCTAAGCCAAAGCTTTTTTCAAGTTGTAACAGTAGATTTTTTTGTTCTTCGGTAAGTGTTTTTGGAAATTTTATTTCAATTTGTACAATATGTGATCCTAATTTTCCATTGTGAATATTTTTAACACCTTCATTGGTTAATTCGAATTTTTGTTTATCTTTCGCACCTATTGGAAGTTTAAGATCGGCCTCTCCTCTTATAGTGGATACTTTAATAGTCTTTCCAAGAGCAGCTTGGGTGAAAAATACAGGTACTATGGTATAAATATCATCATCATGCCTGATAAATTTATCATCATCTTCTACGATGATTTTGATATATAAATCACCTCTTTGAGAAGAATTCGGGAGCTCGTTTGCTTTATTTTGCAC
Encoded here:
- a CDS encoding shikimate dehydrogenase; the protein is MKIFAVIGDPIMHSKSPRMHNNALQVLKEGAVYTRYHLKDKTKLKEIVQKLDGANITIPFKEVACEIADFKDESVMHIGSANTLLNKDNKIYAYNTDYLGFLKVIEDFSFIKNALILGAGGTAKALAYALKSRSVEVTIANRSSARFESLANYPCFLYAQLDLSKKFDLIINTTSAGLNDAKLPCQEEILKNIFQHAKYAFDVIYGKNTPFLKLARENGLKIKDGTQMLLWQGVFAFELFLECQKTEEIFKAMRMALKLP
- a CDS encoding SPOR domain-containing protein, which codes for MEENNKNEFDDIILQKSNKSEKLKKILLRSIILIIVFLVVMIVMKLINDPGKEKTLQMPSEPQEQAVYENNFNSLPITDSAKEEDEFEALARKLKEESSLNDANTTIEEKQRVSSNSVLDQITTIEPKEEPAKVEEKQEEIKPIEKSTEKPIQKPSEKPKTPEQSNTNELFESIKTPSVQTQLPSGAYIQVFSLNSLDPKSKELNILKENGYDYKIYKTTVNGKELTKVLVGPYKESELKAELEKVRSKITKGAFTFRVK